The Aspergillus fumigatus Af293 chromosome 5, whole genome shotgun sequence nucleotide sequence ACAAGCTTGTTCACTTATATATCTCCTTAAAAGTAAGATTAGTTAAAGTAATAGTTATTGCCTAGAAACAGCAAATGGCTAGTTGCAATGAAGTTGTCATGGTCATGTTCTATAGGTGCTATAAGACACGCCATCATGTGCCCCTGCATAGGTGATGTTTTGCCTAGGTTGTCGTCTACTTTCCATAATGCCCATTATCAAACAGCTGGCGAGCGGTATGAACATTTGGCTCTTGCTCAGATGGAAAAAATATATAAACCACATTGACCATAAGTGAGGAATGGAGAAAGATCAGATGTAGGATCTACTATAATCATATTTTTTCATGCGTTGTGTGAAACTAACAGAGGCCTCAAGACTAATAAGAACCATTATATCCTGACTTCTTTTAATACTTGGTTAATACAGGTTTTAGGAAATATCAATTCAGATCTTATAATCAATTCTTGGCTGCGAAAAATATACAAATATAAATCACCAGCCATTGATACGCACACTCAAGAATCCTCTGAACATGGCCCTTGGGGTTCCATTAACGACCATCCCTTTTTCATGGCTCCTACCAGTGCCGCACTCTGAATTTCTTCTGAGCCTCCACAAGCTAGGTTAGCCTCTATTTCAGAAAGAGCGTCCAGCCATGTAATCTTGACAGGGGCCGGCACCTGTGCGTGCTGCAGTCTAGCAGAGATCGCAGTTAAGAGATCAGCAAGAATAAGACCCGTCTCACTCTTTATCTgattgatggagatgatgcaGCGATTGTAATTGTCACCCTTTGCCCCCTCAATGATAACCGATATATCAGAAGATAGAGGGGTGTGAGTATACTCTTGAATGGTCTCCACAGTAATCACTCCCTGGGCAGGGAGATTTGATGTCGATGCCTGTTGAGAGGTTTCTGAAGCCATCATTAGAAATTTTATCCGAGATATAGTCGTGGTAGGTTCATCATCCGACCAAAACGTACTATTTAGATGGCATTCTTGTAAAACGGCCAAAGCCTGCCTCATGTCACCGTGGCTGGTAGTAGATAGATATTCTAACGCCTCTGGTCTGACTTGAATATTTTCTGTTGTGGCGACCTGCAATAACAAAGTTCGTATCGCAGAAGGTCGCAGAGGTGGAAACCGGAGCCGTGCGCACCGTGAGATCAAGGCTGGTAATAGTTTATGAATATTATTGGTGATAATGCAGAAACGAGTGAAGGCTGCATAATCTTCAATGATCCGACGAAGGGCCATTTGTGCAGTGTGGTCCATTGTGTCAGCTTCATCAAGTATAACAAGTTTAAACATGTTATAAGGACTCTCCCGTAAAGGAACTTTGAAAATGGGCCTTGTGCCTTATTCATGCGAAAAAGGAtgggaaaaagaaacaagGTTAGGAATACTTTGATTTAGGAGAGGGCTAGTTAACATACTTGCAAATGCTTTGATCCGTATCTGGACGTCATGCACACTCCTGTCATCACTAGCATTCAATTCAAGGACCATCTGGCTCATGTCAGCATCGCCATATAGCTGACGCGCCAGAGCAAGAATTGTGGATGTTTTCCCTGTCCCAGGAGGTCCATGGAAAAGTAGGTGTGGAAATTTCTATATTCACATTTAGTCAGGATTAACTGGCTATTGGCAGCTTCTCAGTGGAAATGCGATTGGAAGATATCAGCAGTAATAGGAAGTCCATACTCTATGTATCATGAAGCTCTTTAATACGCTGAGTGTCTCATCTTGCCCAACAACTTGTTTAAGAGTAGCTGGACGATATTTGTCTTGCCTGGAACGAAAAATGTCAGTATGGTGGTGGGCGAGATTCCAAACACAGTGTGCGCTTTTACCAGGGTAAAACATCATCCGTTTCAGCCGTACTAGATTTTGCAGAAAATGATGTATGATGCATTGCCTGctatattatacttaatGGCAACAGTTGACTTTTATGTGGATTTGCGGAGTGTAGCTACTTCCTTCAGAAGCGAGTTATGTCGGCTTTAAGTCTCAGAGCCAAAAAGCTTCTTAAGACTCCAAAGTATTTTATGGGGAATGATACGAAAACAACACATATATTGCGTTGGAGGCAGTTTAATTAATTACAAAGGTGGCGTAATCAAGAGTGAGACTTGTTCTAGACTCTAATTGCTGTGGAGATTTCTTGTAAGTTGAGACAGTTGGCTTATTTATTGAAAGACGTTGGCCGGAAAGCTACATGAACAAGACCCTGGAAAGACACAATCTACTTATTTCGCATGAAAACTAAGATGCCAAACCACATCAAAATGGCATACTATCCCTAGGATGTTGAGGAGAATGGTTATGTATTCATTCTATAGATTTGAGCAATCACAGTCTAATTTTCCCATCATGTGCCAGCACACCAAAGCTAGTTAAAGCTGAACCATAGCGGATTTCTTCGGAGGGGACATGAACTGCTAATTATAAGCAATGGCCGGAAACATCATTGAATAGGCTCATTTTTCTCTTGTCAGTGGTTTCAGACTTTCTTTTGCAACTGTATTATTTAAAAGGTCCAGTGTGCTTTTATAGACCGACCAGCAAGATCTTTAATATCATCCTACCTTCTCTCAACAGGAGGTCCGATTCCGTTGTCCATTACATGATTTGGCATTCATCACTTACCAAATTGCGAAAAGTCAAGTCATATCTACTGCTGCAGACGAACTAGTTGCCATAATTCTAGAGAATTTAATTTTGTTGGTGCTCAAGGGTATTATTTTACGTCGAACCCTTGATGGCGCAGCTTCAACCTTCAGATCTCATTTCCCTGCCGTACCTTTGCGTCGTCGACTCTATGTCTAGAATCTGACCAGCTAATTGTGTTTGCCGCTACTGCTGAGATATCGAATGTACTGTTGTGGACCTTGGACTTCAACCCCCTAAGGACTGAGTAATTTTGCCCAAATGATAATGAAAAGCGCATTGAACGGGCGTCAAAAGAGCAGCGCCCATAATGACATAGAAAAAGGAAATGGTGAATGTATATTAAAACTTATCAACTGTACCAGCTTTTACAGCTATTACCAAATTTGACCTTTTGAGCGAACCAGGGGCCTTTGCGAGCCTGTTCAAGGTTATTAATCCTCAGATATAAGCCAAGATAATTGGAGTCTACCATAGTAATACCATTAATATCACCCAACATAGTCAACGCCATCTACTGAATTAATCGCAGCAGTCATTTCATCCAACGAAAGCCTTTATATGCTTGTATGAATATTAATGAAGCATTTAAGTGTAAAAGGATACTCATCGCACTTGAAATGACCTATTAAGTGCGAGGTCCTACTATCGATACTCCTCCTCATGACAGCAGTTATCAACCTGAATTCACACTTTAGCAGTCATTCCTAAGGTCAGTAATGGGACAAGTGTCTCACAGCCTCAATATAATTCCCCAATGGATCCAACACAAAAGCGCTATAAGAGTTCTCATCGTACTGGGGATGTATTTCTGGTGGTCCACTATCTATACCTCCTGCCGCTATCGCTGCTTGATAGAAAGCGTCCACTGTTGCATGATCTACAATGATTAGCCGGAAACTCAAGTAACTGCAAGGTAAGTATACCTGGAGCCATCAAAGCAAAATGCAACCTCTGCTGCGTCGGAACATCATCCTGTACCACCCATAGATCGGGCAGTTCAGAACCTAGCCCGACGGCTTTGGGAATGCGTCTCAACTCGCGGTATTTGAAAGGGGCGAGGGCAGCTTTATACCAGCCCACGACGGAGTCGAATTGCTCTCTAGGAGCGGAGATGCTGATATGGGCTATGTTGCTCAAGGACATGAACAATCCTCAGTTGTGATCCCTGTAGTTGATTACGATTGCGATTGCTTGGGGAAAATTGGTAGATAAGACACTCGTCCCATGACGCTTGGTTTGGTGGTGTGACGTCACTGAGTAGAGTTGGCCCCAAGACAAGCCATTTAGCCAGCAAGCAAGAGTTATTTTAAAGTGGGCTATTCCAGAAGACTGTAGAAACCCAGAAGGAATGTATAAGAAATCCGTACATCTTAAGTTGGGGATGCTGCAACGAGGTGCTCTGAATTATTATGCCAAAGATCGCCACACATTTGGAGTATGATAAGATGCAACATTTGGGCGGATCAAAATTGATCATTCTGTTGGCGAAGCATACGATAGCGCGACACAGACTTGGGCGTCAATTATGGGAAGCCTATAGAGTGAAGATGGGAATCAACAGCGGCAACGGCTTTTGGTATATGTAAGTTCTTACACTCGTGAGCACTGCTGAAAAAAGGTTGAGGTAATATTAATAACACAATGGTCCAATGCCGCCAAGTTTGGTGATATTATGAAAATCATAATCAAAGGGCTTTAAATCAGAATATTGAACTATAATTTCACTATATATTCAAGTGCTTGATTGTGAGTATATATATGATACTTAGGACTGAGCGCATGTCTTGATTAGATAGACTTTTCAGTCTCTAAAGCAAATATAGCCATGCACAATCAtccaatcatccaatcaTGAATAGTCTTCTCAAGCAATTCTCATCGCTGCCTCTGTTAAAGCAACATTTTTTAGTTCTTGAGTCTGAATGACACTAATCAAGAAATTTTCCCCATAATTACTAGCTGCATGCACAATCACGTTTTCTCCATATCCGCAATCTTTCTCATCAGGTGCGGCCTCATCATACTCCGCGAAACTGTCTTTGGTGACATTGTCCTCCGTGGACAGTAGAACCTGCTTTGCAAAAGCCCGAGCTTCATCATATGTTTTGAACGTCCCCTCAATGTTCAGGTCTCGGACACTGGTTGCCTCCTTTTGCCCGTTATACACGACAGTAGTCTGAATTACATAGTACAACGGGATTGATATTCTACCATCCTCAAGCTCTGTCGTAAGGCGCATGTTATTGGGGGTCGTGTCAATCCGCACCCGAAATGTAGTCCCATCTGCGGCTACAGCAAGCACTGCCAGGCCAGGGCGCTGAACAAGATCTTGTTTTTCGAAATCAGTTGAATCGACTTCGTACTTAGTGAAGAACTCTCGCTCGTAGCCGGCGTCGAACAGGCAGCTGTGTGCCGCGACTTTGGCCGCTGGCAGAGATGTGTAGCTCCCAAGAACGCGCACTTTTTCAACGAGGTTGTTGGGATTTTTGGTGAGATGAGAGATTGTTAGAACTATATGGTATAGGTACTCTGAAATCTGTTCCATTTTGGCGATTAttttgtcttcttgctctgtGAAATCAAGTGCTCTGGTTTAGATAGCATGTGCGCATTATGTATATGCTGTCGAACAGTCCACATAACTAACCACGGGCTAGCGGAACAGACTTTCGGGGATCTAGTTGGGGTTAAAATTCTGATCATGAGATACATAGGTTTTAGTGATGATCAGAGTAAGTGGTGATGATATACTGTCATCAGCAGTCAATCTAGACACTCTCCACTAATAACTTAGTCTGCGGTTCACGAGACGCTAGTTTCCATGGTCTTGTTCCCAGCCAATGGATCTATTTGAGCTTAGCGAGTCGCCTGTTTTAGAGCAATTACATTTCAACGCCTCCGTCAGAAACTATCCACTAATAGCCAATAGTATACGGAGTAAGTGACTAACATACTGATTTTCTTTGTCAGCTTGCTCGGAGATTCATAGTGCTGTTAAGGATTACTAGAGCACCGACTCAAAAGATTGAGCTTTTCGATCTCTACCAATGCACTATTTAGGATAAGGATGACATAGAAGACTAAAATGACCAAGAAAGGgcgggagaagaagaattagAATTATCAGCCTTTAATAGGTCTAATCCAGTACAGAAATGTGGAAAAGAGAATAACCTGTCAACCATGCTATTGttcttgagcttggctgCCTCCTTTTATAGGcctatctactccgtggACCAGTCcatgggttgggtttgggtcaatCCACAATAGGTTTTATGTGTTTTGGGTCAACTTTCAATATAAAGAACCTACCTCTACACATATATAGGTTAGACTATAGATACCTACTCTACTTACAGTACATCAATATATATAACTCTGGTGACCTAGTCTATACTACTTTTAGTAGGTAGTAGGCTACTACTATTAGGGTATAAATGCCTATATAATTCATAAATTACTAACCGATACCCATGCAGGGTGGTTTAGGGGTTGATCCTAGCCCACCTATTTTGTAGGTTTGTGGGCTTGGTCAGCCAAGTAACTATTGCTTAGATTAGAGATCCACACACCCTTATACTACTTGGCAACTACTTCGTACCAATCACTGCAGATACAATGATGCCACATTGGCCATCTATTATGTACCACGTACAGTGTTGAACGCCACCGAGCGCCGGTCTAGATTGCTGATGGGCTGACACTGCTTTACATTATCTCTTGTGGCCATTTCCGCGAACCCGGCCTGCTGACTTTTCGGCCGGGAGCCATGAACAAGAGTGAGCACCCGTCATATGATAGAAGGGCTGTCTCGACAGTTATCTTTCGTCAAACGATTGTCGCACCCGCTGTAAGGATACTATAGTTATATCATTTCAAAGTATGGCAATGACAGGAAATCAATTATGTACTTATTAGACTTTCAGCCTGAATTCCTCGTAATGTACATGATGAACGACACCAAGCCGACAAATCCAGGGGAAGAGCGGGAAGATACGGCATTATCGAAATCAGTTATCATATTTTTCATCATTTTCTATACATTAATTGGAATTCTGTAAGTACTTGAGTTCTTATAGATTATGTTGACCCATCAATGCGCTGTATGTGGTTGCGCGGTAGCTATGGGCATCAAGCTAATCAGATAatggatgacgaggagggtCACGTTAAGGTTATGGGACCGCGTCCAATATCCGTACCTGACACGTACGACTGTTGACTGTCCAAGTATGTTTACAGCGACTCCAAAACGGAGGCTCGAGCatcttgatgaagctgccCCAGTAAAGTCCTTACAGCAATGGCAGGCTTCATGGTGCAGCGAAGAAAGCCCGTTGCTGTCTAAGGATGATCCCCTGACTTGGTCAGTTTACATCGCTGATATGTCGATTTTTGTGAAGCATGCTGATTCTCCGAGTTTTACAGTACTATCTGCCTTGAAGAAGTTCTGACCCCCCAGCCAGTGCATTGCCTAGGATGTAGACATGTCTTACACTGTTGGTGCCTCGAAAAGTGGTTCCTGCGCTTTCACAATACCTGTCCTGTATGTCATAGAACTATTTGTTCAGATGAAACAGTCGACATTGTTTGAAGGTCTCAAGGCCGTGTACTACGAAATAGAAGTCATTCTTCAGAAATGACTCACTTGAGCTTCTCTTAGCCTTAAAACACATATTACATCCTCCCTTCGCTGGGAATCAATGGCAAGGAAATCAGCAATATC carries:
- a CDS encoding VOC family protein; the encoded protein is MSLSNIAHISISAPREQFDSVVGWYKAALAPFKYRELRRIPKAVGLGSELPDLWVVQDDVPTQQRLHFALMAPDHATVDAFYQAAIAAGGIDSGPPEIHPQYDENSYSAFVLDPLGNYIEAVRHLSHY
- a CDS encoding RING finger protein gives rise to the protein MYLLDFQPEFLVMYMMNDTKPTNPGEEREDTALSKSVIIFFIIFYTLIGILVTLRLWDRVQYPYLTRTTVDCPSMFTATPKRRLEHLDEAAPVKSLQQWQASWCSEESPLLSKDDPLTCTICLEEVLTPQPVHCLGCRHVLHCWCLEKWFLRFHNTCPVCHRTICSDETVDIV